A single window of Magnetococcus marinus MC-1 DNA harbors:
- the groL gene encoding chaperonin GroEL (60 kDa chaperone family; promotes refolding of misfolded polypeptides especially under stressful conditions; forms two stacked rings of heptamers to form a barrel-shaped 14mer; ends can be capped by GroES; misfolded proteins enter the barrel where they are refolded when GroES binds), which translates to MAAKEVKFGEAARAKMLNGVNILANAVKVTLGPKGRNVVLDKSWGAPRMTKDGVSVAKEIELEDKFENMGAQMVREVSSKTADVAGDGTTTATVLAQAIIREGMKAVAAGMNPMDLKRGIDLAVEAVVVGLKGISREVANSQEIAQVGAISANSDKVVGDMIAEAMDKVGKEGVITVEEAKGLETTLDVVEGMQFDRGYLSPYFVTNADKMLVQMENPLILLVEKKISNLQQILQILEGAVQSSRPLMIIAEDVEGEALATLVVNKLRGGLKVCAVKAPGFGDRRKAMMEDIATLTGGVLVSEDVGVKLENVTMDMLGMAKSIVVTKEDTTIIDGAGDHEAIKARVNQIRAQIEETSSDYDREKLQERLAKLAGGVAVIKVGGATEVEVKERKDRVDDALHATRAAVEEGIVPGGGVALLRAREASLTNLQGANHDQQVGINIVTRALEEPLRIIASNAGAEGSVVVNRVVETKETNFGFNAATGVYEDLVASGVIDPAKVVRHALQAAASVAGLMITTEAMVAELPKDEPAMPGGDMGGMGGMGGMGGMM; encoded by the coding sequence ATGGCTGCCAAAGAAGTAAAGTTCGGCGAAGCTGCACGCGCCAAAATGCTGAATGGTGTTAATATCCTGGCTAACGCTGTTAAAGTCACCCTGGGCCCCAAAGGCCGCAATGTGGTGCTGGACAAATCCTGGGGCGCCCCCCGCATGACCAAGGATGGCGTCTCCGTTGCCAAAGAGATCGAACTGGAAGATAAGTTTGAAAATATGGGCGCACAAATGGTGCGTGAGGTCTCCTCCAAAACCGCCGATGTGGCCGGTGATGGTACCACCACCGCCACCGTGCTGGCCCAAGCGATCATCCGCGAAGGCATGAAAGCGGTTGCCGCTGGCATGAACCCCATGGATCTGAAGCGCGGTATTGATCTGGCTGTCGAAGCCGTGGTTGTGGGTCTGAAAGGGATCTCCCGCGAAGTGGCTAACTCCCAAGAGATCGCCCAAGTGGGCGCGATCTCCGCCAACTCCGATAAAGTGGTAGGCGACATGATCGCTGAGGCCATGGATAAAGTTGGTAAAGAGGGTGTTATCACCGTGGAAGAGGCCAAAGGCCTGGAAACCACCCTGGATGTGGTGGAAGGTATGCAGTTTGACCGTGGCTACCTCTCCCCCTATTTTGTCACCAACGCCGACAAAATGTTGGTGCAAATGGAGAATCCCCTGATCCTGTTGGTGGAGAAAAAAATCTCCAACCTGCAACAGATTCTGCAAATCCTGGAAGGCGCTGTGCAATCCTCCCGCCCCCTGATGATTATCGCCGAGGATGTTGAGGGCGAAGCCCTCGCTACCCTAGTGGTCAACAAGCTGCGTGGCGGCCTGAAAGTGTGCGCCGTCAAAGCCCCCGGCTTTGGCGACCGTCGTAAGGCGATGATGGAAGATATCGCAACCCTAACCGGTGGCGTGCTGGTTTCTGAGGATGTGGGCGTTAAGCTGGAAAATGTCACCATGGATATGCTGGGTATGGCTAAATCCATCGTCGTGACCAAAGAAGACACCACCATCATCGACGGTGCTGGCGACCACGAAGCCATCAAGGCCCGTGTCAACCAGATCCGTGCACAAATTGAAGAGACCTCCTCCGATTATGACCGTGAGAAGCTGCAAGAGCGTCTGGCCAAGTTGGCTGGCGGTGTCGCGGTAATCAAGGTTGGTGGTGCGACTGAAGTTGAAGTGAAAGAGCGCAAAGACCGTGTTGATGACGCCCTGCACGCCACCCGCGCCGCTGTGGAAGAGGGCATTGTTCCTGGTGGTGGTGTGGCCCTGCTGCGCGCCCGTGAAGCCTCCCTGACCAACCTGCAAGGTGCCAACCATGACCAACAGGTGGGCATCAACATCGTGACCCGCGCCCTGGAAGAGCCCCTGCGCATCATCGCTTCCAATGCCGGTGCTGAGGGTTCCGTGGTGGTTAACCGTGTGGTTGAGACCAAAGAGACCAACTTTGGCTTCAACGCCGCCACCGGCGTGTATGAAGATCTGGTCGCCAGCGGTGTTATCGACCCTGCCAAGGTTGTGCGTCATGCCCTGCAAGCTGCGGCTTCCGTTGCTGGCTTGATGATCACCACCGAAGCCATGGTTGCTGAACTGCCTAAAGATGAGCCTGCCATGCCCGGCGGTGACATGGGCGGTATGGGCGGCATGGGCGGTATGGGCGGCATGATGTAA
- the groES gene encoding co-chaperone GroES: MSINFRPLHDRVVVKRTESDAKTAGGIIIPDTAKEKPVQGEVLAVGSGVVNDAGNVRPLEVKVGDKVLFSKYGGTEVRIDGEELLIMRESDIVGILG; the protein is encoded by the coding sequence ATGTCGATCAATTTTCGTCCGCTGCATGACCGTGTTGTTGTAAAGCGTACCGAGTCTGACGCCAAAACGGCTGGTGGTATTATTATTCCCGATACCGCTAAAGAGAAGCCCGTTCAAGGCGAAGTACTGGCCGTGGGTAGCGGTGTGGTGAACGATGCAGGAAATGTCCGTCCCCTGGAAGTCAAAGTGGGCGACAAAGTGCTCTTTTCTAAATATGGTGGCACTGAAGTTCGTATCGATGGCGAAGAGCTGCTGATTATGCGCGAATCCGACATCGTGGGTATCCTGGGCTAA
- a CDS encoding NAD(P)/FAD-dependent oxidoreductase produces the protein MHARMHVTIIGTGFASIAAIKQLRKLDALKKLQITVIAPKPCFVHLPSMIWIPSGLRRAEDVTVDLTNFFKHMQVNYIPATVAQITHKGRTVITTQGEHIPNDGLIIASGGTYLQKAPGIEYTLNPCTGLTASERVRDRLQKMPGGTIAFGFAGNPNEPTAVRGGPMFEFLFGIHTQLKREKRRQDFKLIFFNPMLEPGKRLGPKAVKGMLNAMQQRGIETHLGHKIKAFGPDFVRTEGGEFAADMTLFIPGMRGLPLYEQSDLQLSPGGFIQGDQYCRAEGVMRTYVAGDAANLPGPDWKAKQGYGAGMQATAAASNLYDELLGRPIGATYRNELLCVVDTLDRGMFVQRSPKLNLILPPMRSMHYIKQFMEWKNIAPLR, from the coding sequence ATGCACGCCCGCATGCACGTCACCATCATCGGTACCGGCTTCGCCAGCATCGCCGCCATTAAACAACTGCGGAAACTGGATGCCCTAAAAAAACTACAGATCACCGTTATCGCACCCAAACCCTGCTTCGTACACCTGCCCAGTATGATCTGGATCCCCTCTGGACTGCGCCGCGCCGAAGATGTCACCGTCGATCTAACAAACTTTTTTAAACATATGCAGGTTAACTATATCCCCGCAACCGTCGCCCAAATTACCCATAAAGGGCGTACCGTCATCACCACCCAAGGGGAACATATCCCCAACGATGGCCTTATCATCGCCAGCGGCGGTACCTACCTGCAAAAAGCCCCCGGTATCGAATATACCCTCAACCCCTGCACCGGCCTAACCGCCTCCGAACGGGTGCGCGACCGCTTGCAAAAAATGCCCGGCGGTACCATCGCCTTCGGCTTTGCCGGTAACCCCAACGAACCCACCGCCGTACGCGGCGGACCCATGTTTGAGTTCCTATTCGGCATCCATACCCAACTCAAACGCGAAAAACGTCGCCAAGATTTTAAACTGATTTTCTTTAACCCCATGCTGGAACCCGGTAAACGGCTCGGCCCCAAAGCCGTTAAAGGTATGCTCAATGCCATGCAACAACGCGGCATCGAAACCCACCTCGGCCACAAAATTAAAGCCTTCGGCCCCGATTTTGTACGCACCGAAGGCGGCGAGTTCGCCGCCGATATGACCCTGTTTATCCCCGGTATGCGCGGCCTGCCCCTCTACGAACAGAGCGACCTGCAACTCTCCCCAGGTGGATTTATCCAAGGCGACCAATATTGCCGCGCCGAAGGCGTGATGCGTACCTACGTGGCTGGCGATGCCGCTAACCTACCCGGCCCCGATTGGAAAGCCAAACAAGGCTATGGTGCCGGTATGCAAGCAACCGCCGCCGCCTCTAACCTGTATGACGAATTGCTGGGCCGTCCCATCGGCGCAACCTACCGCAATGAACTCCTCTGCGTGGTCGATACCCTCGATCGCGGCATGTTTGTACAACGCTCCCCCAAACTTAACCTTATCCTCCCCCCCATGCGCAGCATGCACTACATCAAACAGTTCATGGAGTGGAAAAATATCGCCCCCCTGCGATAA
- a CDS encoding response regulator — protein MDYGSVTFRHLFLIISIIIALLDAAFVWLNYTADKRVLWQNLSRRANNHRDVFNHTLISTAGHMQQISTLLANTPEVRSRFLQGRLAVDREGGGAGGVQAARIRKELYNFLKPGWQAVQNSYEIRQLHFHLAPGDISFLRVHKPDKFGDDLSAIRHTIVHSNRFREPTQGFESGRVYAGIRGVVPVIMAAGEDKPEMLVGSVESGTSFVELLQNLKGQMGADYAVLLTTEYARNTLWPKVYQKMVTEGPTNTHYVTEATTSNSLAELFKDDALFSDQEGMCRLQVVPLGGQPVALTCFDLLDFRNMQDPQSKPVGKVVVWSQAGAEMLAFNAKFRDNILFAISTYLAVELLVFILLRMGTGQFRREVLERTVALHKNNRQLALAKREAEEANAAKSRFLATMSHEIRTPMNAIVGMADLLKDTPLDREQARFVATFQRAGDQLMDLLNDILDLSKVQSGQIHIEVVETDIRTLLDDLSAMMVAKARVKQVDLLFNPHPNLPARVGVDPLRLRQVMINLLGNAIKFTANGEVELRAYFTSSSEVPYGLGFEISDTGIGIDETRLKAIFEAFTQADLSVTRQFGGTGLGLTISRHLVALMGGDIQVESTIGQGSRFWFEIPIDEPVQRQPLSILEPRPVLYLNGMSPNHAEVLRHQLLHHCEEIRYSHGEGELGAQLMEAAPGSVVWLESGHDPTGAFRLLESLRGQYGKRGFHWIVAGWESVEKCLEQANFLGSHYIQKPHSMGQVLQLLMDVLGMQRVVLAPRVDMDLQTPITILLAEDSPDNVLLVERFLKKTAYRLDVVGNGREALESVKKHHYDLILMDIQMPEMDGLSATRTLRSWEREQGTPRTPVLALTAHAFREDREASIEAGCDGHLTKPFKKDELLKTIQRHALPHMQRS, from the coding sequence ATGGATTATGGATCGGTCACATTCCGGCATCTTTTTCTTATTATTTCCATCATTATTGCGCTGTTAGATGCCGCGTTTGTATGGCTGAACTATACGGCCGACAAGCGTGTATTGTGGCAAAATTTATCCCGCAGGGCCAATAACCATAGGGATGTTTTCAACCATACCCTAATCAGTACGGCGGGGCACATGCAGCAGATATCCACACTGCTTGCCAATACACCGGAGGTCCGTTCACGCTTTTTACAGGGTCGCTTAGCGGTGGATCGTGAGGGTGGCGGTGCGGGTGGGGTGCAAGCTGCGCGTATACGTAAAGAGCTGTATAATTTTTTAAAGCCGGGTTGGCAAGCGGTTCAAAACAGTTATGAGATTCGTCAATTACATTTTCATTTAGCTCCTGGGGACATCTCTTTTTTAAGGGTACACAAGCCGGATAAGTTTGGGGATGATCTTTCGGCGATTCGCCATACCATTGTTCACAGCAATCGTTTTCGTGAGCCGACGCAGGGGTTTGAGTCGGGGCGGGTTTATGCGGGCATCCGGGGTGTGGTGCCTGTGATTATGGCGGCGGGTGAGGATAAACCTGAAATGCTGGTGGGGTCGGTGGAGAGCGGCACCAGCTTTGTAGAGTTATTGCAAAATTTAAAGGGGCAAATGGGTGCCGATTATGCGGTACTTTTGACCACCGAGTATGCGCGTAACACGTTATGGCCCAAGGTTTATCAAAAGATGGTGACGGAGGGTCCTACGAACACGCATTATGTGACGGAGGCGACCACCAGTAATAGTTTGGCGGAATTATTTAAGGATGATGCGTTATTTAGCGATCAAGAGGGCATGTGTCGTTTACAGGTTGTACCGTTGGGGGGGCAACCGGTCGCGCTTACATGTTTTGATTTATTGGATTTTCGCAATATGCAGGACCCCCAGAGCAAGCCTGTTGGCAAGGTGGTGGTTTGGAGTCAGGCGGGTGCGGAGATGTTGGCGTTTAATGCGAAGTTTCGCGACAATATTCTTTTTGCCATCAGCACCTATTTAGCGGTGGAGTTACTGGTATTTATTTTATTACGCATGGGTACGGGGCAGTTTCGTCGTGAGGTTTTGGAGCGCACGGTAGCATTACATAAGAACAACCGGCAGTTAGCATTGGCCAAGCGTGAGGCAGAGGAGGCCAATGCGGCGAAGAGTCGGTTTTTGGCGACCATGAGTCATGAGATCCGCACGCCGATGAATGCGATTGTGGGCATGGCAGATTTGCTCAAGGATACACCGTTGGATCGGGAGCAGGCACGTTTTGTTGCGACTTTTCAGCGGGCTGGTGATCAATTGATGGATCTTTTGAATGATATTTTGGATTTATCCAAGGTGCAATCGGGGCAGATTCATATTGAGGTCGTTGAGACGGACATACGTACATTATTGGATGATTTGTCGGCGATGATGGTGGCCAAGGCGCGGGTTAAGCAGGTTGATTTATTATTTAATCCGCATCCTAATTTACCGGCTCGGGTTGGGGTTGATCCGTTACGTTTGCGTCAGGTGATGATCAATTTACTGGGCAATGCCATTAAGTTTACGGCCAATGGTGAGGTTGAGTTACGGGCGTATTTTACCAGCAGTTCTGAGGTCCCGTATGGGTTAGGTTTTGAGATTTCTGACACGGGAATTGGGATTGATGAAACCCGGTTAAAGGCGATTTTTGAAGCGTTTACGCAGGCGGATTTATCGGTAACGCGGCAATTTGGTGGCACGGGATTGGGGTTGACGATTAGTCGTCATTTGGTGGCGTTGATGGGTGGGGATATTCAGGTTGAGAGCACCATCGGTCAGGGCAGTCGGTTTTGGTTTGAGATACCCATTGACGAGCCGGTGCAGAGGCAGCCACTTTCGATTTTGGAGCCGCGTCCTGTTCTTTATTTAAATGGCATGTCGCCGAATCATGCAGAGGTTTTGCGGCATCAATTACTGCATCACTGTGAGGAGATCCGCTATTCGCATGGTGAGGGGGAGTTAGGGGCGCAGCTTATGGAGGCTGCTCCTGGTTCGGTTGTTTGGTTGGAGAGTGGGCATGATCCTACGGGGGCTTTTCGTTTGTTAGAGTCGTTACGCGGGCAGTATGGTAAGAGGGGTTTTCATTGGATTGTTGCGGGTTGGGAGTCTGTTGAGAAGTGTTTGGAGCAGGCTAATTTCTTGGGTAGTCATTATATACAGAAGCCGCACAGCATGGGGCAGGTATTACAGTTATTGATGGATGTGTTGGGTATGCAGCGGGTGGTATTGGCGCCGAGGGTTGATATGGATTTACAGACGCCGATTACGATTTTGTTAGCGGAGGATAGTCCGGACAATGTGTTATTGGTTGAGCGTTTTTTAAAGAAGACGGCGTATCGATTGGATGTTGTGGGTAATGGTCGTGAGGCGTTGGAGTCGGTGAAGAAGCATCATTATGATTTAATTTTGATGGACATTCAGATGCCGGAGATGGATGGGTTGAGTGCGACGCGCACGTTACGTTCGTGGGAGCGTGAGCAGGGGACGCCGCGCACGCCTGTATTGGCATTGACGGCGCATGCGTTTCGTGAGGATCGGGAGGCGAGTATTGAGGCGGGTTGTGATGGGCATTTGACTAAGCCATTTAAGAAGGATGAGTTATTGAAGACGATTCAGCGGCATGCTTTACCGCACATGCAGCGGTCTTAG
- a CDS encoding sigma-54 interaction domain-containing protein, whose product MKDQTEIILLGRSDSALNSLAMQLKSLQCQPVLIADVTKAKTYLRSHQAGLVMIAMEGVDEPLDLLKELTFLFRGLPLLAIATRGSVHEAKQTIDAGAADYLLLPVDNEVLSAQIKRYNNQFFDPELGRGRRLVTADPAMLKLLGQVRRVSNSNATVLIQGESGTGKELMARYVHQVSDRANGPFVAINCAALPENLLESELFGHIKGAFTGATSDRKGKFLQANGGTIFLDEISEMTLNLQAKLLRVLQEKEVDPVGGKHPIALDVRVIASTNRDLKEYAADGLFREDLYYRLNVFPVFITPLRQRPKDVVLLADLFRQRFIKELGRNDIPFDAAAMDALVRYRWPGNIRELENVVQRALLIAEDDAVSSHDLMIEVSGSAAPSPSMTRDADEMGMALDGDHIHMPVGTTVREMEEILIRRTLDEVDGNRTRAAEILGISIRTLRNKLNEYAGRIP is encoded by the coding sequence ATGAAGGATCAGACTGAAATCATTTTGCTGGGACGGTCCGATAGCGCCCTGAACAGCTTGGCGATGCAGCTTAAGTCGTTGCAATGCCAACCTGTGCTTATCGCGGACGTTACCAAGGCTAAAACCTATCTGCGCAGCCACCAGGCTGGGCTGGTCATGATCGCCATGGAGGGGGTGGATGAACCACTGGATCTACTCAAGGAGCTAACCTTTTTATTCCGTGGGTTACCTCTGTTAGCCATCGCCACACGGGGCAGTGTGCATGAGGCCAAGCAGACCATTGATGCGGGTGCGGCAGATTATCTGCTGTTACCGGTGGACAATGAGGTGCTGTCGGCACAGATCAAGCGCTACAACAATCAGTTTTTTGATCCTGAGTTGGGTCGTGGACGTCGTTTGGTGACGGCGGATCCGGCCATGCTCAAACTGTTGGGTCAGGTCCGACGGGTTTCCAACTCCAACGCGACGGTGTTGATTCAAGGGGAGAGTGGTACGGGTAAAGAGCTGATGGCGCGGTATGTTCATCAGGTTTCTGATCGGGCTAATGGCCCTTTTGTTGCCATTAACTGCGCGGCCCTACCGGAAAATTTGCTTGAATCTGAGCTGTTTGGTCACATTAAGGGGGCCTTTACTGGCGCGACCAGTGACCGTAAAGGCAAGTTTTTACAGGCCAACGGAGGTACCATCTTTTTGGATGAGATCTCCGAGATGACCCTAAACCTACAGGCCAAATTGCTACGTGTGTTGCAGGAGAAAGAGGTTGATCCGGTGGGTGGTAAACACCCTATTGCGTTGGATGTGCGGGTGATTGCCTCCACCAACCGGGATCTTAAAGAGTATGCCGCAGATGGGCTGTTTCGCGAGGATCTCTATTACCGGCTCAATGTCTTTCCGGTCTTTATTACGCCGTTGCGCCAACGTCCTAAGGATGTTGTGCTGCTGGCTGATCTGTTTCGCCAGCGTTTCATTAAAGAGCTGGGGCGTAATGATATTCCCTTTGATGCAGCGGCCATGGATGCCTTGGTACGCTACCGTTGGCCGGGCAATATTCGGGAGCTGGAGAATGTGGTCCAGCGAGCCCTGTTGATCGCCGAGGATGATGCGGTGAGCAGCCATGATTTGATGATTGAGGTAAGCGGTTCGGCGGCTCCCTCGCCCAGCATGACACGGGATGCGGATGAGATGGGTATGGCGCTGGATGGGGACCATATTCACATGCCGGTGGGTACCACGGTACGGGAGATGGAGGAGATCCTTATCCGCCGTACGTTGGATGAGGTGGACGGCAACCGTACCCGAGCGGCGGAGATTTTGGGTATTTCCATTCGCACGCTACGCAACAAGCTTAATGAGTATGCGGGCCGGATTCCTTAA
- a CDS encoding tetratricopeptide repeat protein, with protein sequence MNAQPNKRTKPWAVPGLLLLVMVLFIPVRGWAFSTELQHEPSPSGKGDTLSFELPSNDQLPSWELIRPKVLRLKVPNLLALPHTRIDPKTTRYIRNIVVEEIAGELGLYITLELKVPLLTFRHQVTEAKRRHPSRYILYIEPTPMPNPQDVTRIRGARILPGAEGTLVVIDHVGSAEIKDQNIDHAQHAIRLQWQGAAMDKFWIAPQPAGLVTAIHTYTFSNDLLEMEIAFHPRTGSVELHQNPKSGTLIIELRTQNMKDVKRKQDIDTILTNRLQAVAEGLPLPLNRITPIFKPSSEVVKLADQEVTEEYFMNNALAAEKDHQYGKARGYLDAILRTFPQTQNRELLAFYKVDLGKKMQWEKAGWLLEELTGVLNTYPNHYRYPEYRLLQLQLMNGAHQSERALAAMNDPNLPMNDARVVLEQARAEKGMGHDVEALERLYYLLEKMPDANVRERAGAYFELVDLETQRNHLEKAVKILEEIPDPEMTFLANDPDRYIQLATAYYNHNDFPKALDLYIRILDAYPDTPAVTPWAMLRAAMCYRFMNKEDEAKRLLDRLGLIYPNSGAQLWGRIFRVEMDGKRDVKERLQELDEIIASNPRGKAIFEAYFAKSQLQGDSGDHESSLKTLNYLLTMLDIGFERNRANLLRRRYLQAGMEQALTQRQPEYAMSLAETYGEDWRRFNLFVVPRTQLSEALMRLGQYREAQPLLAVNDDVESKRLHKLADDLANGIYPKVDQDRSLVNEREARVRVAEAERRREKEDWVAILDLLNRLPIKGLSEGERDERLRLLAKAESERGRFPQAVQNLEDLLFNRPMGDGKDYYWYATVQQAWRGDEKALPVYRKVADEAEKVQFKALALMRIGDILQKQRNLTEAKQAFEKAAELDPQASWAPMARENAKQLELVQEMAP encoded by the coding sequence ATGAACGCCCAGCCAAACAAACGGACCAAACCTTGGGCAGTGCCTGGGTTATTGCTGTTGGTGATGGTGCTGTTCATACCGGTACGGGGTTGGGCTTTTTCTACCGAGTTACAACATGAACCTTCACCTTCCGGCAAAGGGGACACCCTTAGCTTCGAGCTGCCGAGCAACGACCAGTTGCCCAGTTGGGAGCTGATTCGCCCTAAGGTATTGCGCTTGAAGGTGCCCAATTTGCTGGCGCTACCGCACACCCGTATTGATCCTAAAACCACCCGTTATATTCGTAATATCGTGGTTGAAGAGATTGCCGGTGAGTTGGGGCTTTATATCACCTTAGAGCTCAAGGTGCCGTTATTGACCTTTCGGCATCAAGTGACCGAGGCCAAACGGCGGCATCCTTCTCGCTACATTCTCTATATTGAACCCACCCCCATGCCTAACCCGCAGGATGTCACGCGCATTCGTGGAGCGCGTATTTTACCAGGGGCCGAGGGCACCTTGGTGGTGATTGACCATGTGGGTAGCGCTGAGATCAAAGATCAGAATATTGACCATGCCCAGCACGCCATCCGTTTGCAGTGGCAGGGTGCGGCCATGGATAAATTTTGGATCGCGCCCCAACCAGCGGGTTTGGTCACCGCCATTCACACCTACACTTTTAGCAATGACCTGTTGGAGATGGAGATTGCCTTTCATCCCCGTACGGGCAGTGTTGAGCTGCATCAAAATCCCAAGAGCGGCACGCTCATTATTGAATTACGTACCCAAAACATGAAGGATGTCAAACGCAAGCAGGATATTGACACCATTTTGACCAACCGTTTGCAAGCCGTTGCTGAAGGGCTGCCCTTGCCCTTAAACCGCATTACCCCGATCTTCAAGCCGTCGTCCGAGGTGGTTAAGTTGGCGGATCAAGAGGTGACGGAAGAGTATTTTATGAACAATGCGCTGGCGGCGGAGAAGGACCACCAGTATGGCAAGGCGCGGGGGTATCTGGATGCCATCTTACGCACCTTTCCCCAGACCCAAAATCGGGAGTTGCTGGCCTTTTATAAGGTTGATTTGGGCAAAAAAATGCAGTGGGAGAAGGCGGGCTGGTTGTTGGAGGAGCTCACCGGCGTGCTCAACACCTACCCCAACCACTATCGCTATCCTGAGTATCGCCTGCTACAGTTGCAGTTAATGAATGGTGCCCACCAATCTGAGCGGGCGTTAGCCGCCATGAACGATCCCAACTTGCCCATGAATGATGCACGGGTGGTGTTGGAACAAGCGCGTGCCGAAAAGGGTATGGGGCATGATGTGGAAGCGCTGGAGCGCCTTTACTATCTGCTGGAAAAAATGCCCGACGCCAATGTGCGTGAACGGGCGGGTGCCTATTTTGAATTGGTGGATCTAGAGACCCAGCGTAACCATTTGGAGAAGGCGGTCAAGATTTTAGAAGAGATTCCTGATCCAGAGATGACCTTCTTGGCCAATGATCCAGACCGCTACATTCAGTTGGCGACGGCTTACTACAACCATAATGATTTTCCCAAGGCGTTGGATCTCTACATACGCATTTTGGATGCCTATCCAGACACTCCGGCGGTTACACCTTGGGCGATGTTACGGGCCGCCATGTGTTACCGTTTTATGAACAAAGAGGATGAGGCCAAGCGACTGCTGGACCGTTTGGGATTGATCTATCCCAACTCTGGTGCGCAGTTATGGGGGCGCATTTTCCGGGTAGAGATGGATGGCAAGCGGGATGTTAAAGAGCGTCTCCAGGAGTTGGATGAAATTATTGCGAGCAACCCACGGGGTAAAGCGATCTTTGAGGCCTATTTTGCCAAATCGCAGTTACAGGGGGATTCTGGGGATCATGAGTCCAGTTTAAAGACCCTTAACTATCTGCTGACCATGTTGGATATTGGTTTTGAGCGCAATCGTGCCAACTTGTTACGTCGTCGTTATCTCCAGGCTGGTATGGAGCAGGCGTTGACCCAACGTCAACCAGAGTACGCCATGTCTTTAGCGGAGACCTATGGCGAGGATTGGCGTCGTTTTAATCTGTTTGTGGTGCCTCGTACGCAGCTGAGCGAGGCATTAATGCGGTTGGGTCAATATCGTGAAGCGCAGCCGCTGTTGGCGGTCAATGATGATGTTGAGAGCAAGCGTTTGCACAAGTTGGCCGATGATCTGGCCAATGGCATCTACCCCAAGGTTGATCAAGATCGGAGTTTGGTCAATGAGCGCGAGGCTCGGGTGCGGGTTGCAGAGGCAGAACGCCGCCGCGAGAAAGAGGATTGGGTGGCCATTTTGGATCTTCTTAACCGTTTACCGATAAAAGGGTTAAGTGAAGGAGAGCGGGATGAGCGGCTGCGTTTGTTGGCCAAGGCCGAATCTGAACGGGGACGTTTTCCGCAGGCGGTACAAAATCTAGAAGATTTGCTTTTTAATCGACCTATGGGTGACGGCAAGGATTATTACTGGTACGCTACGGTACAACAGGCATGGCGCGGTGATGAAAAGGCGCTACCGGTTTACCGCAAGGTAGCGGATGAAGCGGAGAAGGTACAATTCAAAGCCTTGGCGTTGATGCGTATCGGCGATATTCTACAGAAACAGCGAAATTTAACGGAAGCCAAACAGGCTTTTGAAAAAGCGGCGGAGCTGGATCCACAAGCCTCTTGGGCGCCCATGGCGCGTGAGAATGCGAAACAGCTCGAACTGGTACAGGAAATGGCACCCTGA